Part of the Propionimicrobium sp. PCR01-08-3 genome, GCCCCAGGGTGGAGCCTTCGGCCCGCTGATTCACACACCGGAAGGTCTCGTTTACCCATCGGCCCGGCACTTTCCGAGGCTCGTCTCAGGCATCGGGCACGCTCTGCTCGGCGGCATCTGGCCGGCCAACCCGTTCACTCAGGCCTACCGGCGAAACTCCTCGGTGGCGAGCGCCCACCCAGTCGATTGGCTCTCGGGGTCATGTCTGCTGTTGCGGCGGGCCGCATTCGAGCAGATCGGCGGCTTCGACGAGTCGTATTTCATGTTCTTCGAGGACACCCAGCTGGGCGACGACCTGGCCAGGGCGGGCTGGCAGAGCGTCTTCATTCCGGACGCACAGATCGTCCATGACCAGGGGAAAAGCTGGAAACAGCAGCCCGAAGCCATGCTGCGGGCCCACCATCGTTCGGCGATGCATTACCTGAACGGCATCTATGACGCCTGGTACCAGTGGCCGCTGCGGGCGCTGCTGTGGCTCGGGCTGAAGGCCCGTGAAGAGCTGCAGGTCTTCGTCGCGCGCAGGCAAGGCTGAGACGACATGCAGCAAAATCTGGTGACCACCGGACGCGCGAGGCTCGCCATGGCCAGGGCCAACGGTGGTGTCACGGTGGGCGCGTGGCGGCGTCCACCTAACAGTGTGAGGGGTATGCGATGACCAAGATCGTGGCGGTCGTCGTCACCTATCGCGCCGGTGAGGGCCTGCGTGGGTTGCTGACCGAGCTCAACCGGCAGTGCGACCTGGTGATCGTCGTCGACAACGGTTCGGGCACCGATGCGCTGACCATGGTCAGGTTCGCCTGCGAAGGAACTGGGTCGCGGCTGATCGCTCTCGAAGAGAACCTGGGCATCGCGGCGGCGCAGAACCGTGGCATCGCGATGGCCCGGCAACTCGGCGCCAGCCATGTGTTGTTGAGTGACCATGACTCGCTGCCGGACGACGGCATGGTCGCCAAGCTACTCGCGGCCATCGAGCAGGATCCCCGCATCGCGGCCGCCGGGCCGTTGGCCGCCGAAGACCGCGAAGGCGGCGACCAGCTGGTCTACATGGCACGCACATGGAGCCCGAAGCGGGCCACTGCCGAAGAACTCAGCCGGCCACAGTTGGATGTGGCGTTCTTGATCGCCTCCGGGTGCCTGATCACGATCTCGGCGCTCGATGAGATCGGCGGCATGAACGAGCCGATGTTCATCGACCACGTCGATCTCGAATGGGGGCTGCGGGCTCGCCGCGCAGGCTACCGGCTGGTGGCGGTGCCCAGCGCCCATCTGCATCACTCCCTGGGAGACGAGGTAGTGCAGCTGCCCAGGCGTGCGCAGCCCATTCATGTACACGCCCCGTTCCGCAACTACTACCTGGCGCGCAACACGATCTACCTGATCAAGACCAACCTGATGCCCTGGCGCTGGCGCGTCCGGTACTGCTATTGGCTGGCGAAATACGTCGCCTTCAATTCGCTGCTGGTCGACCGGCTGCCCGAGCGCCGCCGCATGCTGTGGCGAGGCATTCGTGACGGCATCCGCGGACGCATGGGTCGCCTCGCCGACTGACCTGCTGCTGCGGGCGCGTCGAATTGTGTTTTTACTGTCAATGAACCGAGAATTCTTTGAGAACCTTCGGTGCACCATGGCGCCGAGACGGTGACGGGCGTTTCGTGACCCCAGAAGGGAAGACACCTCGTGCATAAGTTCAAGGTTTCACGTGCTGTTTCGATGGCGGTTGTCGGCGCACTGGTGGCCGGCGGCGCTCTGTACGCCGGCTCGCCGGCGGTCGCGGACGAAGCCGGAACTGCCATCGAACCGGTCGAGATCGCGCTCACCGATTCGTCCGCGAGTCTGACGGCGGACGCTCGTGAAGGTGCGGCGGACGCCGATGAGACCGACCTGGCAACCGGCACGACCGTCGACGGGTCCGCCGTCATCACCGATCAGATCGACCTCGGCCAGTTCACGGTGTCAGCTTTGACCTGGAACGCCGAAGACAGCCTCGATGACGCGAACGCAGCGTTCATCCGGGTGCTCGAAGCCTCGGGCTGGAGCGATTGGTCGAGTGTCAGCGCCGATCCTCAGCAGTCGGGCAACGCCGGTGGTAGTGATCCGTTCATCTCCGGGGTGGCCACCGCCGTCCAGGTGCAGATCACCGGCGAGGCCGACTCACTGCCGGCCGATCTGAAGCTGGTCGTCGCCGAACAGGGCGATGGATCGCTGTCGAGCCGGGTCGGGCCGCAGGCGAACACCCAGTCCGGCACCACGGACGAGGGACGCGAGGGTATCGCCCGCGGTATCCGTCCCCGCAGTGCGTGGGACGGCAATTCACCGGCTCCCACCTGGGGCGATGAGCAAGCCAAGCTGAAGGCTGCCATCGTCCATCACACGGCCGGCACGAACAACTATGCGCAGGGCGATGTGCCCGGCATCATCGCGGGCATCTACTACTACCACGCGATCACCTTGGGTTGGGGAGACATCGGCTACAACTTCTTGGTCGACAAGTACGGCGGCATGTGGGAGGGACGCGAGGGTTCGCTCGATGTCGCCGCGAGCTCGATGATCGTCGGAGGACATGCCTACGGCTCGAACACCGGCACCCTGGGCGTCTCCGCGCTCGGCACCTACACCAGCACCGCACCCACTCAGGCGATGCTGAATGCGTTCAAGACGGTGATCGAGTATCGCTTCGATCTGGCCGGTTTGGACGCCCGCGACGCCTCAGGGTTCACCAGCCAGGGCGGTGCGGCACTGTCTCGCATCTTCGGGCACCGCGATGTCTATCCGACCGATTGCCCGGGAAACCAGATCTATTCGCAGCTTTCCAGCCTTGTTCAGCAGGTCGGGGCGCCCAGCGACTGGTCGGGTAGCTGGGAGCAGAAGAACGGAAACTGGTATTACCGGTACTCCGACGGCTCGCTGGCCACCGGATGGTTGAGCACCGGGGGCTCGTGGTACTACTTGCGCTCCGATGGCGTGATGCTCACCGGCTGGGTGAACGATCGCGGCACCTGGTACTACCTGGACGCGAGTGGCGCTATGGCGTCCGGCTGGGTGAAGCTCGACAGTTCGTGGTACTACCTGGCGTCCAGTGGTGCGATGACCACCGGTTGGCTGAGCACCGGCGGCTCCTGGTACTACCTGGCCCCTGATGGTGCCATGGCCACCGGCTGGCAGAAGCTCGGCGCCACGTGGTATTACCTCGACGCGAGTGGAGCCATGAGGACCGGCTGGCTGCAGCTCGGCAATACGTGGTACTACCTGCGTTCCGATGGCTCGATGGCCACAGGGTGGGTCAGTGTCGGCGGCACCTGGTACTACCTGGACGCAAGCGGAGCCTGGGTTCAGTAGCGCTACTTGGGACGATCCGATGTCTAGAGCTCTCTTGCCTTAAACTGCAAGTGTGCACTAGACTATCCCTGTGTGAAGCGAAGAGCTGTGCTCAAGAAAATCCAGGCGGCGGCTAAAGCTGCGGGCCTGGAGTACAGGATTGTTGAGCTGACGCGACACACGGCTGTCATAGTCGGGTCGACAAGCCGAACTCTTGGACGGCATGCCGAGGTGGATGAGGTGACTGCTGGGAAATTCTTCGATCAGTTTGCGGAGGAGTTTGGTGGAAAAGGATGGTGGCGATGAGTCGCAAGACATTTGTGGTTACCGCTGAGCGTGGGCGGGGACCCTGGTGGGTCACCGAGTGTGCGGAAGCCGGCAGCGTGTCGCAAGTCCGCCGTCTCGATCAGGCAGCGGACGATATGCGTGAAGCTATCGCTTATCAGATGGGCCTTGGTGAGGACACTTTCGATATTGATGTGCATCCTGTTTTGCCGCATGAGTTCACCTCCGCAGCGGAAGAGGCCGAACGGCTGCGCAAAGATGTGGCCCGAAAACAGCGGGAAGCGGCTGAGGCCTCCCGGGCAGCTGCTCGAGCACTGCAACACGCCGGGCTGACATTGCGTGACATTGGAACGGTCATGGGAGTCTCACATCAACGTGCCGCACAGCTGGTGGCCTGACGAGCCATAGACAAGCTACCAACCTAAACTGGTGAACCTGCTAGCCGAGGCGTAAACCTAGGCGATTTACGTTACCTCCAGCGGGAGAGTCACGCTACCTCCAGCAGCGACTGCAGCGGCTACTTGTCGTCCTTCTTGGGCTTCTTCGGTGCCTCGATCGCGGCGATGTGAGCCAGCTCGTTTTGGGTGGGCATCGAGTAGGCGGTCGCGGTGGAGTCATGCATTTCGATGACCTTGCGGCGCATCCGCTCGTTGAACTCGTGGGCGATCTCACCGGGACGCGGGCGCATCGGCAGACCGAAGACCACATGCACGTCCGGACGCCCGGGATTCCAGCGCTTCTGCCGGGCTGGCCAGGCGGCGTAGGAGCCGACGATCGCGGCGGGCAGCACCTGGCAGTTGAACGAGATCGCGAGCGCCGCCACACCGGGGGTGAACGGCCCCATCCCGCCGGTGCGTGAGCGGGTGCCCTCGGGAAAGATGAACAGCGGCACACCATCGCTGAGCAGCTGCTTCGACATGCCGCGGTGATCTCTGGTGGCGCCACGGTTCACCGGATAGGCATTCATGAACAGCTCGATCGCCAGCGCGTTCGACCGTTTGGTGAAGAACGTGTCGGCCGCAGCACCGGTGGCCAGATGCCTGCTGAGCCTGGCCGGCAGCGCCCCCATGATCAACGGCGCATCGAAGTGCGAGGAGTGATTGGCGATGGCGATGAAGGGCTCTTCCACTCCCTCAAGGTTCTCCTCGCCGTGCACGTGGACGTTGAGAATGCCCCACACGGCAGGCTTCATCAACAGCTGCTGAGCGGCGGTGCTCGCCGTGACCGACAGCGGATTCTTGAAACGCCTCTTGTTGTCGCCGAGCTTAGCCATCAGACCTCCTCGACTTCGTGATCTTGCGGGAGATGGCGCGTGACAGCCCCTTGGGCGCATGGTCCAAGAACCAGACCGCGACGCGCCATTTGCGGGTGGGAATGGCTACCGGTTTGCCGGCGGCGGCTGCGTCCAAAGCGGTTTTGGCTACGACAGAACCGTCGACCCAGGCCCAGCCCGGCAGCTTCGGACGCGCCACCCCGGCGCGCTCGTGCAGCTCAGTTTTGACCCAGCTCGGGCACACCGCGGTGGCCTGCACGCCGGTGCCCGACAATTCGAGCGCGAGCGCCTGGGTATAGGTGAGTACCCAGCGCTTGATGGCCGAGTAGTTGCCCTTGACGATCCACGCCGACACCGACGACACGTTGATGATCATGCCCTGTCCCCGCGCTTTCATCGATCTGCCGGCCGCACCGGACAAGATCAGCACCGCGGTGCACATGACATCCATCGCACGTTCTTGGGTGGCGACATCCTCATCGAGCAACGACGCGTTCAGCCCGAATCCGGCATTGTTCACCAGGACATCGACCGGACGATCGGTCTCGCTCAAGCGAGCGATGACAGGGTCGAGATCGCTTCGGACAGCAAGATCGGCGTGCAAGGTCTCGACCTCACATCCGAAACGCGTACGCAAGTCAGAGGCAGTTTGATCAAGCCGGGACTGGTCGCGCGCCACCAACACGAGGTCGTAGCCGCGCTCGGCGAGCTCGGTCGCGAAGGCTCGTCCTATGCCCGAGGTGCCCCCCGTGACCAATGCTGTCGCCATGTTCTCCAATCTAGCGGGATGCGTCGTTCAACAGAACATGGCCGTTGCCATGCTCGAAGCAGGTCAGCCGATCATAATCCCGAAACCGTGTCCTGTTCGCGATGAGATACTCGCGATGTGACTACACAGCGTGTCCCGATCATCGGGGCGTGCCATGGGCGCTCCGGAGACCGCCTCACCGTCAATCTTCCGGAGCACCCAATGAGTCTTGGCCCACCACGTCGGGCATGACCATCAGTGTGTGTGATGGAGCCGATGTGTGGCGGCCTTATCAGAGCGGGCAGGTCAGCCGAGCAGCTCGGCGGTCTGGCGGGCCATCGCCAGTTCTTCGTTGGTCGGCACAACGAGCACCTTGACCTTGGACGCATCGGTCGAGATGACCCGGGGATCCTTGGAGCGCTGAGCGTTGGCGTCCTCGTCCAATTCGACGCCGAGACCACCCAGCCGGGCGCAGACCTCGGAGCGAACCAGCGCGGCGTTCTCGCCCACACCGGCGGTGAAGGTGATGGCGTCCAGGCCGCCCAGCAGGGCCGCGTAGCCGCCGATGTAGAACGCGATGCGGTGAATGTAGACGTCCATGCCGATGCGGGCCTGCTCGTTGCCGGCGTCGATCGCGGACTCGACGTCACGCATATCGGTGTGGCCGGTCAGCCCGAGCATGCCGGAGCGCTTGTTGAGCTCGTCGTCGATCTCGGCGGAGCTGAGACCGAGTTCGCGGCTCAGGTAGCCGACGATGCCGGGGTCGATGTCGCCGGAGCGGGTGCCCATCACCAGGCCGGCCAGTGGGGTGAGGCCCATCGAGGTTTCAATGGCATGCCCGGAGTCGACGGCCGAGATCGAGGCGCCGTTGCCGAGGTGGCAGACGATCTGCTTGAGGTCGTCGCGTCCCAGCAGCTTGGAGACCTCGCCGCTGACGAACTGGTGGCTGGTGCCGTGGAAGCCGTACTTGCGGATGCGGGTGCGCTTGGCCAGGTCGGTGTCGATGGCGTAGGTAAAGGCCTCGGCGGGCAGCCGGACGAAGAATGCGGTGTCGAAGATGCCGACATGGGGAATCTCGGGGAGCAGCTTGCGGGCCGCCTCGATGCCGGAGATACCGGCCGGATTGTGCAGCGGAGCCAGCGGCGACAGTTCACGCAGAGTATCGACGACTTCGTCGGTGATCAGCGTGGGGTCAGCGAACTTGTCGCCACCATGCACGGTGCGGTGCGCGACGGCCACGGTGGAGGAAAGGTCAGGACCGTGCTGCTTGAAGAGGTCGAAAACAGTTGCCAGAGCGGCTTCGTGGTTGTCGAGCTCTTGGTCGACGTGGAACTCGCCGGGCTCACCTGCGAGCACCTCATGGTCGATGGTTCCGGTGGTGCCGGTCGCGATGCGCTGCACGATGCCCTTGGCAAGCAGTTCTTCGCTCTCGACGTCGATCATCTGGTATTTGATCGAGCTTGATCCACAGTTCAGGACGAGGATCGGCTTGGACATAGTAGTTGGGTCCCCCTTGCTGAGAAGTCACGACGGTAAGCCACTTTACAGCCGGGACGCTGGGCTTGCTCCCTCGCCTGGGTCATCTGTGATCACCGAAAGGCGTGCGACGCCTGCGCGGCTCGAGCCCGCCGGGTACCGACTGCCATTGCGGCCGGAGATCGCCCACGCTTCAACGCAGCCGCAGATTTCTTGGTGGTCGCCTTCTTGTCCTCATTCGGGCTGTAACCCGGCGTGTTGCCTCATGTCAAGATGCCCGCGTGTTGGGGGTCGTTGACTCGTCGGGTTTTGCCCGCTTGCGGGTGCTCATTTTGGTGCGGCTGAGGTAGACGTGGTTGGTTTTGGCGCGGCGTTGGGTTTGGCCGCGGCGGCGGGCGAGTTCGGTGAGGTTGCCTTGGATGTCGGCGATGCGGTTTTTCAGGTCGAGTAGGTCGGTGTCGTGGTGCAGGGTTTCGAGGTGGGTCTGGTCGTGGGGGTCGAGGATGTCGGGGTAGTGGTGTCGTAGGCGGTTGAGTGGTGTGGTGGCGGTGTCGTAGCGTTTGGAGACTTTCGCGCCGGTGCGGGTTTTGGAGATGAGTTTTTGTTGGGGCAAGAACAGATTGACTTGGAGTGAGACCAGGGGCCAGAGCTGGTTGAGCAGGTCGAGTTCGCGGGCGGTGTCGTAACGGTAGTAGCCGACGTTGCGGCGCACGACTGACCAGTTTTTCTCTTCGACGTGGGCTTGGTCGTTGGAGTGGGAGGCTCGGCCCCGGGAGAAGGTGATGTGGCGGGTGGTGCACCAGCGCAGCAGGTGGTGGTTGATGAATTCGGAGCCGTTATCGGAGTGGATGCCGGCGATGTGGAACGGGAATCGGAGGTGGAGTTGGTCCAGTCCGGCGGACACGATGC contains:
- a CDS encoding glycosyltransferase family 2 protein gives rise to the protein MQSKPGLRIVTVAFNPGPELARMVASLSAACSHPYELVIVDNGTETEVVDEVAAASGAEVVRPGANLGYGTAANLGARGAEAEWILVVNPDVRFGEHSIDALVEVAGTWPQGGAFGPLIHTPEGLVYPSARHFPRLVSGIGHALLGGIWPANPFTQAYRRNSSVASAHPVDWLSGSCLLLRRAAFEQIGGFDESYFMFFEDTQLGDDLARAGWQSVFIPDAQIVHDQGKSWKQQPEAMLRAHHRSAMHYLNGIYDAWYQWPLRALLWLGLKAREELQVFVARRQG
- a CDS encoding transposase family protein, which codes for MAARKAITKAQLAKWPKATKTEKGQILDAVCAVTGWHRDHARKAIRTMLANPDPRPRRPRTPLQRYDQAAVDLLTRCWAILDGPCGKRLRPALPETLANLTRHGHLDNTPSEIIEQVQAMSAATIDRRLAPARVGLVAGKGMSHTRPGSLLKTSIPLKTWAQWNDTVPGFIQIDLVGHEGGDNNGQFHYSLDATDIATGWTETITVRSKGERIVSAGLDQLHLRFPFHIAGIHSDNGSEFINHHLLRWCTTRHITFSRGRASHSNDQAHVEEKNWSVVRRNVGYYRYDTARELDLLNQLWPLVSLQVNLFLPQQKLISKTRTGAKVSKRYDTATTPLNRLRHHYPDILDPHDQTHLETLHHDTDLLDLKNRIADIQGNLTELARRRGQTQRRAKTNHVYLSRTKMSTRKRAKPDESTTPNTRAS
- a CDS encoding SDR family NAD(P)-dependent oxidoreductase — translated: MATALVTGGTSGIGRAFATELAERGYDLVLVARDQSRLDQTASDLRTRFGCEVETLHADLAVRSDLDPVIARLSETDRPVDVLVNNAGFGLNASLLDEDVATQERAMDVMCTAVLILSGAAGRSMKARGQGMIINVSSVSAWIVKGNYSAIKRWVLTYTQALALELSGTGVQATAVCPSWVKTELHERAGVARPKLPGWAWVDGSVVAKTALDAAAAGKPVAIPTRKWRVAVWFLDHAPKGLSRAISRKITKSRRSDG
- a CDS encoding glycosyltransferase family 2 protein, producing MTKIVAVVVTYRAGEGLRGLLTELNRQCDLVIVVDNGSGTDALTMVRFACEGTGSRLIALEENLGIAAAQNRGIAMARQLGASHVLLSDHDSLPDDGMVAKLLAAIEQDPRIAAAGPLAAEDREGGDQLVYMARTWSPKRATAEELSRPQLDVAFLIASGCLITISALDEIGGMNEPMFIDHVDLEWGLRARRAGYRLVAVPSAHLHHSLGDEVVQLPRRAQPIHVHAPFRNYYLARNTIYLIKTNLMPWRWRVRYCYWLAKYVAFNSLLVDRLPERRRMLWRGIRDGIRGRMGRLAD
- a CDS encoding lysophospholipid acyltransferase family protein — its product is MAKLGDNKRRFKNPLSVTASTAAQQLLMKPAVWGILNVHVHGEENLEGVEEPFIAIANHSSHFDAPLIMGALPARLSRHLATGAAADTFFTKRSNALAIELFMNAYPVNRGATRDHRGMSKQLLSDGVPLFIFPEGTRSRTGGMGPFTPGVAALAISFNCQVLPAAIVGSYAAWPARQKRWNPGRPDVHVVFGLPMRPRPGEIAHEFNERMRRKVIEMHDSTATAYSMPTQNELAHIAAIEAPKKPKKDDK
- a CDS encoding acetate kinase, which encodes MSKPILVLNCGSSSIKYQMIDVESEELLAKGIVQRIATGTTGTIDHEVLAGEPGEFHVDQELDNHEAALATVFDLFKQHGPDLSSTVAVAHRTVHGGDKFADPTLITDEVVDTLRELSPLAPLHNPAGISGIEAARKLLPEIPHVGIFDTAFFVRLPAEAFTYAIDTDLAKRTRIRKYGFHGTSHQFVSGEVSKLLGRDDLKQIVCHLGNGASISAVDSGHAIETSMGLTPLAGLVMGTRSGDIDPGIVGYLSRELGLSSAEIDDELNKRSGMLGLTGHTDMRDVESAIDAGNEQARIGMDVYIHRIAFYIGGYAALLGGLDAITFTAGVGENAALVRSEVCARLGGLGVELDEDANAQRSKDPRVISTDASKVKVLVVPTNEELAMARQTAELLG
- a CDS encoding N-acetylmuramoyl-L-alanine amidase; this translates as MHKFKVSRAVSMAVVGALVAGGALYAGSPAVADEAGTAIEPVEIALTDSSASLTADAREGAADADETDLATGTTVDGSAVITDQIDLGQFTVSALTWNAEDSLDDANAAFIRVLEASGWSDWSSVSADPQQSGNAGGSDPFISGVATAVQVQITGEADSLPADLKLVVAEQGDGSLSSRVGPQANTQSGTTDEGREGIARGIRPRSAWDGNSPAPTWGDEQAKLKAAIVHHTAGTNNYAQGDVPGIIAGIYYYHAITLGWGDIGYNFLVDKYGGMWEGREGSLDVAASSMIVGGHAYGSNTGTLGVSALGTYTSTAPTQAMLNAFKTVIEYRFDLAGLDARDASGFTSQGGAALSRIFGHRDVYPTDCPGNQIYSQLSSLVQQVGAPSDWSGSWEQKNGNWYYRYSDGSLATGWLSTGGSWYYLRSDGVMLTGWVNDRGTWYYLDASGAMASGWVKLDSSWYYLASSGAMTTGWLSTGGSWYYLAPDGAMATGWQKLGATWYYLDASGAMRTGWLQLGNTWYYLRSDGSMATGWVSVGGTWYYLDASGAWVQ